TCGTAAGACGTGTAGGGAAAGTGCAAGCACAGGCCGATAAAGAAATGGTGATGGAATTAGAGGAAGCCGCATCTTTACCTGACGGCAAAAAAGTGGACTATCTATATGTCGAAGCTGATGTGATTGACAAAATTTTATAGCTGGAGTATTATAACATTAACAGAGCTCACCACGCCTCTTAACAATGCGTACCAAGGTGGGACTTTTTATTTTGTGAGGGTTTTTTATGGTGACTGATTTGTCAGCAAATAATAATATAAAAAAACCTACCACATTTGAGGAACAAATTGAAATATTAAAAGCGCGAAACATGGTTATTTCAGATGTGGAGAAGGCAAAAAATATCTTAAAAAGAATAAGCTATTATCGCTTAAGTGCATATATGCTGACACTAAAAGAAAATGACAGGTTTTATGACGGTATTTCTCTTGAAGATGTTTATAACCTTTACGAATTTGATAAGAAATTAAGAAATTTGTTGTTGGGTATGCTCGAAAGCATAGAAATAACTTTCAGGACTCATATAGCATATTTACTTGCGCATAAATATGGACCTATAGGATATCTAGACAAAAACAATTTCCAAAATGATCAATATCACAATGACATGATTTTACAAATTAACAAAGAAATAGACAGAAGTGATGAATTGTTTATCAAGCACTATAAGGATAAGTATAAAGGAATATTTCCAATATGGGTTGCAATTGAAGTTACATCCTTTGGATTATTGTCAAAGA
The DNA window shown above is from Tepidibacillus fermentans and carries:
- a CDS encoding Abi family protein, encoding MVTDLSANNNIKKPTTFEEQIEILKARNMVISDVEKAKNILKRISYYRLSAYMLTLKENDRFYDGISLEDVYNLYEFDKKLRNLLLGMLESIEITFRTHIAYLLAHKYGPIGYLDKNNFQNDQYHNDMILQINKEIDRSDELFIKHYKDKYKGIFPIWVAIEVTSFGLLSKIFSNMKNVDKKEIAESYYNIPYRYIESWLYVFSTIRNICAHYGRLYNRKLTITPRLDKKDKMKGINNNSIFSVLYIMGKVYLNKPAWESFVTNIKALIEEYENVDIKLMGFPAKWEMLLRQVQ